AATCAGCTCTGGACTTGTAATACCTGCGCATCCACATTTCATTGCGGTTGGTCCGATTTCAGCATTCATGTGAACAGGACTTTTCTGAAAACCTTAGAATTGAAAACCACCGACATCGGCGCCGATGCCACCCTGCCCATTCCACTTTTTGTTGGCCTGTTCGGCCATACATTCCCCGACCAGTCCTCCATTCTGCCCGTTGATTACGGCACTTTTACGACCTACATCAGGGCATTAAAGTCAGACGTGGCAATTTAGCAGCATTATTGATGAATGCGAGCCTGAACGCCATTCCCCTGTCCGCATTGGGCTTTACGGAGATATGGCAGGATATCGCTTTGGCAAGGTCCCGGATCAAATGCAGTCCCACCCCCGTTTTGATCTCAATTGATACCTGGCCAGCATACAGCGCGTGGACCTGCAAATCGGAAGCCCTGGGCCCATTATCAATGACAATCTTCCTACCTCCTCCCGCAAAAACTCCCGATTGTCACAATCCCCCCCTTTTAATGTCGCAAATCGCATCTATTTTATTGAGCTAATCCTGTTTAGTTTGTTGTACTGAAATATCCGCCGATCAAAAACATATATGTGGCTTTATTTCAACCTATTGAGTGACGGCCCGCGCCACATTCACTCATGAGAAAGTAAAGATTGAAGCCTGTTAACAACGATAGCGACATGGTAGAAGTTTTTAAAACAAATGTGCAGCAACACGTTCAAGCCAAGCTCCTGATTGACCAGATTCACAGGTCATTCGTTGGGTATTGTGCCTGTTTCGACCTTGAAGACTGCGACAAAGTCCTGACGGTCAGGTGCGACAGTCCTCATATCAGGTCATCCTCCCTGATCCGGTTATTACATGATTTCGGTTTCGCCGCTGAAATTATGGATGATATCAGTCCTCGTCGCAAAGGCAGCTCGGTAAGGCTTGTCAAGTACCAATAACGCAGTCAATTTGCCTCCATTCTACCTTTTAACTACTTATTACCATGAAAAAAACCAAAACTATCTACTGGGTTTTCACTGGCCTGGTGGCCGCATTGCTCGGAATAGGCTCAGTATTCGATGCTATTTCGGCACCGGAGGCAGTGGAGCACATTACAAGGATTGGCTACCCGGTTTATCTGGTACCCTTTCTTGGTGTTGCAAAGCTGCTGGGGATTATTGCAATACTCATTCCGGGTTATCCAAAGCTGAAAGAATGGGCTTATGCGGGGCTTTCATACGATCTGATCGGCGCTATTTACTCGCATTTGTCATTTGGCGACGGTCCGAAAATGTGGGCAGGTCTTATTATTGGGCTCGTACTGATTGCCGGTTCCTATATTTTCTATCACAAAAAACAGTCAGAAACTGCCTATTCTGCGTGACATTTTACACTTCGAAAACATACAAAACGAAACATTGTGCTCTTAAAACTGAGGATCAGCCCCAAGGTTTTAAGAGCATTATCAGGCACTCATGGCGCTTCTGTTGTATTTATTGCGGTATTCCACAGGCGACAACCCGGTAATCTTTTTGAATGTGCTACGAAAAGCCTTGGTGTCCGTATAACCTACCTCGTACATCAGTTCCGTAACATTTTTCCGGCTCACCTCAAAGCTCTTTTTGGCGGCCTCGATTTTGACCCGCTGAATATATTCAATCACAGAATTGGAAGTCGCCTTCTTGAACCTGCGCTCGAAACTCCGGCGTCCAACTGCAAACATTTCCGATAGCTGATCGACTGTGATCCTGTCCTGAAAACTCTTTTCAATAAATTCCTGAGCCTTTCTGACGGTTTCATCTTCATGTCCCTTCTGGCCGGTGAACATAATAAAAGGAGACTGCGTGTTCCGGTCGATCTCGATCATGAAAAACTTGGTAGTGTAGATCGCCATTTCGCGGTCCACATATTTTTCAACGAGATAAACCAGCAAGTTCCAGAAAGAATTGGCCCCTCCGCTGGTATAGACACCATTTTCATCGGTAATAATGCGGTCATCCATCAGATTGATCTCCGGAAACATCCTTTTGAAATCTCCTGCCGACATCCAGTGTGTCGTACAGTTTTTACCATTGAGAAGACCCGTTGCTGCTAGCAAAAAGGCTCCCACGCAAAGGCTGGCCACTTCCGCGCCGGTATTATGCTGCTTGGTAATCCATGGAAAAAACTCGTGGTTCATCTCTATCACACTATCCCGGTCTCCATTCACCGCCGGAATGATCACCAGATCTGTTTTTTCGAGATTGTGGATGGTAGCATCGGGTGAGACGCCAAAGACACCACTATATTTTTGAATTTCCGAAGATAAACCTACCAATTGCACTTTAAAAGCAGGTTCTCTTCCCATAGCGGTCAGAAAATCATTGACGAAGGAAAAGAATTTAAAAGGCCCTTCAATGGTTCCGAGGGCTGCATCGCCCTTTGGAACAAGAACTGATATATGCTTCATAAACCAAAAGTAAACAAATACTATGTCGCATTCAACCCCTTTATTTGACATGTTTACACCCCATTTTTTTCGATAAATACCAGTACGTTTGCATAGTTACTGATCCACAGAACTTACTTAGCCTGAACCACATGAAAGTCTTGAAAAATAAAAGCCTGTAAAATCAATTTACTTCAAACTAAAAACCAAAACAACATGGAAACGATGCTCATTAAAAAATCGATTGACATTCACGCTCCCAAAGAAAAAATATGGAATGTCTTAATGGACGACCATTATTCGCGCCAGTGGTATGCGGAATTCAGCGCTGGAACTTATGCTGAAACTGATTGGAACGAGGGAAGCAAAGTCGTGTTTCAGGACGATAGCAAAAGCGGTATCATTGGCATTATCGAGTCCAACAAACCCGGAGAAGAGCTCATTATCGAATACACCGGAATGATAAGAAATGGAATTGAAGATTTCGAAAGCCCTGATGCACAGCTTGTAAAAGGCTTCCGCGAATGCTATTGGCTAACGGAAAACGGCGACAACATTCGTCTGGATATTGAAAGCGATATGGGTAGCGAATATTTCGAGATGATGTCGGCGGCCTGGGACAAAGCGCTGGCAAAAATCAAGGACTTCTCGGAAAACTGAACGTGCAACGCTAATCATCAACAAATCATGAAAACCACTGACATCCTAAAAGACCTCGACGAAACTACCCACGACTTTCTGAAAGTATTATCGGCTTTTGAAGCCGAACAGGTCAATATCGTGCCGTTTGAGGGTAGCTGGACCGCCGGACAGGTCGCCGAACATGTGTTGAAATCGGAAGCCGGCCTGCCCGATATATTACTCGGCCCCACAGCCCATGAAAAGCGCGCAAGCGATGAAAAAGTAGCCATTATCAATTCTATTTTTCTGGATTTCAGCACGAAAATGCAGGCGCCATCCTTCATTATACCTTCCGAAGGCCCGCATGACCAGCAACAATTACTGGCCAGCTTT
The genomic region above belongs to Dyadobacter pollutisoli and contains:
- a CDS encoding GlxA family transcriptional regulator, with the translated sequence MKHISVLVPKGDAALGTIEGPFKFFSFVNDFLTAMGREPAFKVQLVGLSSEIQKYSGVFGVSPDATIHNLEKTDLVIIPAVNGDRDSVIEMNHEFFPWITKQHNTGAEVASLCVGAFLLAATGLLNGKNCTTHWMSAGDFKRMFPEINLMDDRIITDENGVYTSGGANSFWNLLVYLVEKYVDREMAIYTTKFFMIEIDRNTQSPFIMFTGQKGHEDETVRKAQEFIEKSFQDRITVDQLSEMFAVGRRSFERRFKKATSNSVIEYIQRVKIEAAKKSFEVSRKNVTELMYEVGYTDTKAFRSTFKKITGLSPVEYRNKYNRSAMSA
- a CDS encoding DinB family protein, whose translation is MKTTDILKDLDETTHDFLKVLSAFEAEQVNIVPFEGSWTAGQVAEHVLKSEAGLPDILLGPTAHEKRASDEKVAIINSIFLDFSTKMQAPSFIIPSEGPHDQQQLLASFTKKRSQIAAVAGTEDLTLTCMSFRFPNLGELTRVEWLSFIIAHSKRHTFQLRNIFEKVTEKVES
- a CDS encoding SRPBCC family protein — its product is METMLIKKSIDIHAPKEKIWNVLMDDHYSRQWYAEFSAGTYAETDWNEGSKVVFQDDSKSGIIGIIESNKPGEELIIEYTGMIRNGIEDFESPDAQLVKGFRECYWLTENGDNIRLDIESDMGSEYFEMMSAAWDKALAKIKDFSEN
- a CDS encoding DoxX family protein, yielding MKKTKTIYWVFTGLVAALLGIGSVFDAISAPEAVEHITRIGYPVYLVPFLGVAKLLGIIAILIPGYPKLKEWAYAGLSYDLIGAIYSHLSFGDGPKMWAGLIIGLVLIAGSYIFYHKKQSETAYSA